From the genome of Myxocyprinus asiaticus isolate MX2 ecotype Aquarium Trade chromosome 39, UBuf_Myxa_2, whole genome shotgun sequence:
aaaaaatgtagtaaaccacccaaacccgcccacacacacacacaaacatatgtaatattatgtatattagtgcatacactactggtcaaaagttttgaaacagttgactgaaatgtttctcatgatcttaaaaatcttttgatctgaaaactctgaaatgtatgaaatgagttttgaagataaaaatataattgttccaccatattaatttatttcattataaacctcaaatttaattaaataataataaaaaaataaaaaaaatgaaattgatgacttggaccaaataataaagaaaagcagcaaataagtgcccaacatagatgggaactccttcaatactgtttaaaaagcatcccagggtgatacctcaagaagttggttgagaaaatgtcaaatgtgactttgaagatgctaaaatataacacagttttgatttattttggaattgtttagtcacaacataattcccatagttccatttatgttattccatcgttttgatgactttactattattctgaaatgtgaaaaacaaatataataaagaatgagtaagtgtttcaaaactttcgactggtagtgtacatatgAGGTATATGAGATATCTTGTGTCTGATCACTCTATAGAACTTCTTGTAGAACACTGTTTTTGCAGTTATATGTTGCTTTAAAATGTAGTTACACTGTCTGCCAGCAAGGGCTAACTGCCGAAGCTAACCAGCCAAAACTTAACCCACCAGTCTTTTATTAAATCTCATTTAATAAAAAGACAGAGTAGCAAAACAAATGTTATCACATTCTAAACATGTTGACTAGTTAGTTACACTCCAGTGGCAAGGACATTCAGGGCATCATCTCATTGTTGTTCTCCCTGTGAGATTTCACACAGCACAAACCATTAGCAGCTCATCCTGCATGTGTGTAATTACTATGATATactctgcaaaaaataaaactttcatACTGTGAAGCAGCACAGTGGTTTGGTTATGAATTTATTGCCTGTGTTTCATTTGAAGACACAAGTCATGTTTAATGGACCGATGAACATCTGCAGGCAAATGAGACCTAACTATGAAGATTGTGTTTGATACAGAGGCCTTGGAAACAGTAGAAATGACTAACTGCTGTCATTTGAATATGTACTTGGATCTAGGGATGAAGGTATTGCATATTCATAATAAATACTGTCAAAATCTTAATATATAGTATACATATAGAGTTATTTATAAATATCTTTAGTATATTGCCCAGGCTTACTCGAAGCATCTGGTTTTACTTGGAAGAGACATAGAAAATGGATGTAACCGTACATTTTCACTGTGATGATCTAATTCAGATCAGTGTTCAATACTGAGAATCAAACCACAAGCCCACTGTTAAGATAAAATGCCTGATAATGGGATGTGATTAATGCACTCTCCATTTTGCATTGTCATAGCAACATGAACTAATGAGAATAATTTTACCCAAGATGAATGAGTGGAGGAGACATTCACTCTAATAAGCTTGAATCTGTATCTCTGCTGGTtgctgtgttttatttattttttaatgcctATCTCACTGTTTCTCAAGCCAATTTCATTCGACTCAAAGAGGGCTCCACCTTTGATTACACCCAACCGGGCTACCATTGTGCCAAATTAAATctgttgtgattttttttttttttttttttttttttaattgaaatgcgCTGTACAGTAGCTTTTAGTTCCCTTGATTATTCAGCACACACTGTGAGTGACAGACAAGTATGACATCCACCCTGCAGGTCACATCGCAAGTCCCAAGGCAGCATATTATTACTGTGATTGCTTGATTCTAGAGCTCTCCGCTGGATGACATTGATTGAAGCACAAAAGATCTTGAGTCACATGATAATAGGTAACAATACTGCAACAAACAGTGTTGGAGAAGcgactttaaattatgagtagcttggaaAGTTACAGTTTCAAAGATGTTAAACTACAGTTACACTACCCTTTTtaaagttactaacaaaaagttaCACATTGTAGCTACAGTatgtaaagaaaaaatattttgaatatacagTTGTCAGATGATACTATTTAAATCTGCAATGAGAAATGTAAGCGTGAGcctagttctagcaggaagatctcgggattcattcatcaggcatctcatccaatcacaatacaacCTCCGCTTCATAAGCTTGCTCAGCTGTCTCTCATTGTTTGCGTACTTCCGTGTTTTATTTACATGCATGTGAGTGAAACACACAACAATGTCAAGCTATGCTTCACTCTTCCAAGCAACAGTCATTTCATGTTGGATTTTGATGTTTAAGCTCCTCAGCAGCTGGTCTCCATCAGGAAAATACACTAAGTTCTCAATCTATTCTTCTTTTGGGGGAACAAACGTCAATGCATATAGCTGGTGGTTGATGAGGTTCCAATCTTTCTGAAATCAATGTTctcaataataaattaatatcccatatgccttggaagggagtgccgggcgatcccgccaggtggctgtgctttgtgggcacaggtgcactggaaccgccttatccacctgagggacctccgtatacccgtgggccgccccgccatcgagggtagtgaaagcggacgagctgggaggtcggtttcgggcagaaaaaggtgccctccacgacctcgtcagctcgtcgtgcacttccgggaagaaagtagTTTAACCAGGTGCAATCACTGCTCAGAAATGGCCTGCAAGATCAGAATTACATGTGCAAATTCCGTTCTGCAGCGATTTTGTGGGTGCGTTTGTGACGTTGCCTAAtatgcataattcctttagttaaTCAGCCACTAAACCAGCACAGACAGTGCTttaagaaaatacaaataaaataaaaatgctgcttTTActgggcacaattcattcttagtgaattcctccCACTATATTCtaaaattgtgtcaaaaaaaCATAGTGCTTAAAATCAGCATTTAACTTATTATCAAGCTTTTCAAAAAAGAGAATGCAGAACTTCataggggctcaagtgaatcagtacATAATTTTTTAGaaatggttcatttacatgaaacaTTAGTATGAttcgattcactaaaatgaatttgacTTCAACACATATTAGTGAATCATATAATTAAACAGATGAACTTAAATAATCCATGAATATGAACATATTCActtaaatatttttgactttCCAAAGCTGCATATGAGAGCCAGAGGATGGTTTAGGTGAGCAAGTTTAATTATTCCCTCAGTTTGCCCTATTCTAAGGCACAGTATGACAAAAAAGTGATGTAACGTTTTGTGACGCTACAGCACTACTTATTAGAAAAAGTAACTTGTtaatggaaaagctacactattttaaAAATAGCTAAGCAACTGGCATTCaacttaaaaatatacagtatagttaagttagtagtgttgcTATTGGTTAGTTACCCTCCAACACTGGCAACAATGTACAGTAGTTGCAAGTCAGTTGTACCCACTTTCAACAGagggacaaaacaaaacaagtaaataatgtCATCACACCATGTTGCAGTGTGTCACAGCTGGTCACAGCAGATAGGAAATTTGAAGCAGCATTCACAGTCTGTGAAGaccacattttcccccattcctTGCAGCAaaaaggaagtttggattgaTTCACCGCACCTTAGCCTCACAGGGCCTACAGATACTCCTGTAAAAAGCAAACTCACGGATGTGCTAATCCATCTCCATTGCATCTGAACTCTGGGGGCCAGGAAGTCTGTCAGTAGCAGAGGCTCAGAAAACTAAAAAGACTCTGGAAATCACTTGCTGCCTCTCACTACATTAACATCAGAGTAAAGAGAAGTGGCACTCTCTCCTTTTACCTCAGGTGGTTTTATCCAGCGATACTAGTTCCTCAAACATATGCTATTTACAGATTGAGGAGAATATTTAAGAAAAGGACTGGTTACCATTTTGAAGTGTATTTAACTTATCTGTTTATCGCCATGAACTAATGTTTGACAAATGCCCTctactttatattttaaagtttttttttttttttttttttttcagcatgggTGCATATAAAGTATTTTATTGCTTGGAGTATCTCCATTTTGTCACAATTATCTAACTAAGCACGATAGCAGTTTCTATACTGATCTGTTCTTCTAAGGCATTTCATCAATGGGTGGCATTAATTCACTTGGAATTTTATTAAAGACATGACTCCGTATGATTCCCTTTTCAAAACTTACACCAAACGAACATTTTATGGTCTTTAACAATCTCACAtacatagttccctatctgtcactcactcgacattgtgtcgatgtagtgacactaggggtcactcttgggagcccgagaaacCTCTGGTctatgataaaaggccaatgaaaattggcgagtggtatttgcatgccactcccccggacatatgggtataaaaggagctggtatgcaaccactcattcagattttctcttcggagccgaacggtcatgctcattgagctgaattctactgttcattcacctctgttggatctgacgccgcatttcagcggcctctccctcctctgcacttgtGCACTGCATAGAAcgctcctgggcgcttcggcagaaaacaagaaaGTATATTtcctgaaagagcttttttcctctaaaagagtatatatttctctaaaagagcggcacacacggaatgtctttttaaagacgcgtctttttaaagatgcctttccgattgtgtgttattcctggttgcagtcgttatctctcaacttcggatggtcatgatcgctctctttcatgtctgggagcgacccacacggaggcagcgtttgtgaatggttcatgttctcattgcgagaacatgaccatggcaacgttgcggttgcggcttgctttcgctgcttcccacctcggtccttctacctacgggctagcactgggggcgattttttagcgaggagctgatgaaatcgtgtgaggcaccttttactgtccgagcagttccccgctctcactaccctcgatggcggggcggccaggggctatacggcgactcccccggtggataaggcactcgcggtgcacctatgcccccagagtgctgccacctggcgtggatgccctaagctctcgtccaagccctgtaggctcacgtcgttcctgacagctaaagcctacagcgctgctggacaagccacctctgccctgcacgccatggctctcctgcaggtccaccaagccaaggcgttgaaagaactgcacgagggtagttctgccccagatttgatgcaggaactgtgcacagtcggcacctaagaacccatggaggtcgtcaaagcacccctgagacaggcgatccaaggatgagggaacccactcacctggagctggtaagaagaccattccatcccccggtggagggccaggggAAAATCTTTGGtggcctttttgtttgatttcgccacatgcacaattggctgcggtacccaacagttcagcaaaatattggcttccttcctccctgggtcacatacccggtgtgcatggtcgtcatcacgactactgtccacgggttttttcttgcaggattggtgctccagcggtggtctttccacccctatgcgcccagctgtggcacacagccacaccaatgtggcagtctccacaggttacgaggacaggcctcttcctccccgtcccggtttccggggatggtcacaaggagccaggtaagtgcttcgatgtacctagactcagcacggccacgacatggtgtggtacctggagctccgccccaccgcgaggccccacctgccggtacgtccgacggcgttgtccccttggtcccccttggtcccccttgcgcggaacttggacgcgtggcttgcactttccaatccgtcgtgatggctgatccggactgtccgactcagctatgtgattcagttcaccaggcgcccgcccaggttcagcggtattcacttcaccttggtcaagagcgaaaacgctgctaccttgcgcgcggagatcactacccttctacggaagggtgcgatagaacctgtccctccagccgagatgaagaaggggttttacagcccctaattcatcgtaccgaaaaaaggcggtgggttgcggccaatcttggacctgtgagtactgaactgggccttacacagactcccgttcaagatgctgatgcaaaaacgcattctggcgagcgtccagcatcaagattggttcacggcggtagacctgaaggatgcgtacttccacgtctcgatccttcctcgacaacttcttgcggtttgcatttgagggtcaggcgtatcagtacaaagtcctacctttcagcctgtccctgtctcctcgcgtcttcatgaaggtcgcagaggctgccctttccCCGTTAAggaaggtgggcattcgcattctcaactatctcgacgactggctaatcctagctcactctcgagacatgttgtgcgcatacAGGGACctagtgctctcacacctcagccgacttgagcttcgggtcaactgggaaaagagcaagctcctcccggttcagagcatctcttttctcggtttggagttggactcagtctccttgacggcgcaccttacgaacgagcatgcccagtcggtgctggcctgtttgaaggcgttcaaacagaaaacagcggttccactgaaactttttcagaggctcctggggcatatggcatcctcggtggtggccacctcgctcgggttgatgcatatgaggccgcttcagcactggctccagactcaagtcccaagatgggcatggcgccacgggacacatcgcgtggtcatcacgccggtctgtcaccatcttttcagcccttggaccgacctctcatttctatgggcaggggttcctctagaactggtctccaggcgcatcgtggccacgacagatgcctccaaaacaggctggggtgctaTCTGCAATgtgcacgcagccgccggcctctggacgagtccgcgactgcattggcatatcaactgcctcgagttgttcgtaattctgctcgccctgcggaggtttcggccattgatccagggtaagcacgtgttagtttggacagacaacacggcaacggtagcatatgtcaaccgccaaggcggtctgcgctctcgttgtatgtcacaactcgcccgccgtctcctcctctggagtcagcagcacttcaagtcgctgtgagccactcacatcctgggcaacctcaacactacagcggacgtgctgtcacagcagattaccctcagaggagagtggagactccaccctcaggtggtccagctgatttggagtcaattcggacgggcacaggttgacctgttcgcctcccaagaatcctccgactgcctgctctggtacgccctcaccgaggctcccctcggcatagatgtgctggcacacagctggccccctggcctacgcaaatatgtgtttcccccagtgagcctacttgcacagaccctgtgcaaggtcagggagaacaaggagcaggtcatcctggtagcagcctactggcccacccagacatggttctcggacctcacgctcctcacgacagcccccccccccggtgaattcccctgaggaaggaccttctttctcagggacagggcaccctctgtcaccagcgaccagacctctggaatctccatgtctggcccctggacgggatgtggaagacctaagcggtctaccacccatggtggtacacaaagacacaaagaaaactagggccccctctacgaggcgcacTCATTTCATGAAGGACAAGTTTTTCAGAATGAACGTCTTTCTGTAACTTGACAATTGCTTCATTTTGATTGAGAGGAGAACATGGGAATTGAAAATGTGAGAAGTGCTTTGTACTGGTCTCATTTTCCTTCTGATATTTCTATGTCTGCACCTGGAAGACTATTGTCTGTCATTGGAAAACATGCAATATTTACAACAGAAACATATAGCCTGCAATATTCCTGTATTCCTGCAATGCAGACTgagatttttaatgtattttaaaggactagttaatccaaaaatgaaaattatgtcattatttacttacctttattTACTCACCTATGCGTCCAAGTTAAAAGAATGGTGTGTCAATGTCATTGACGGCAAAACAGCAATTTTTGAATCGCCAAAACAGCAAATGCAGGTTAGATACAAACttcagtggaggggaagattaacAGTGAATAAATTACTTGGAATAAGtgatagactacttttatggtgttttttttttttttttttttttacataaaaagctGTGTAAAGATTCTAAAGATTCAAAAAATTTCTACTTTTTTGTtctattgaaaaaaataacagcacacagATTTTAAATATGAGGGTAAACAAtttcagaattatcatttttggatgagcttTTCCTTTAAGCAATGGTTCAAAAGGTTACTTATATCAATTACCTTACATCATCCCCACTCAAACTTGCTCATAATGAGGTCAAATCTACATTTTTGTGGAAGCATAACATGCAAAAGTCATTTTCTGCTTTTACCATGGTACAAGGTTTCTTACTTTTTACGTCAATGCCTCTAGGCAGCTGTGATACAGTACATGGTAAGAGTAATGACCTCTTTAATTGTGAAAAGTGAATTTTCCAAAAGAGTCCAATAGTGACATAAAACTACCTTACAGACCATCTTCCCCAATCCAGACCATTCTCAGCAATATAATGTTTAGGGCTATTCGTCATATGTGACAGTGCATTTGCAAAGCCATTGGCCTTGAACATACATGTGAAGAGTGTATTTGCATATCTtcacaatgtgtttttttgtcttgcaGTTCCTCAGAGAGATGGAGCGGCTGATCTTCTCCCTGCTGGTGCTGGCTGTGTCTGCATCGGGTCAGCTGTGCCCCAAGCGTTGTATGTGCCAGAATCTGTCACCATCTCTGGCTATACTCTGCGCCAAGACCGGCCTGCTTTTCGTGCCAACAGTCATCGATCGGCGTACGGTGGAGCTGCGCCTTACCGAGAACTTCATCACGGCGGTAAGGAGGAGGGACTTTGCAAATATGACCAGTCTCCTCCATCTGACGCTCTCCCGCAACACCATCAGCCAAATTATGCCTTACACGTTTGCTGACCTCAAGCGGCTGCGGGCACTGCACCTGGACAGCAACCGCCTGAGTGTCATCGTGGACGACCACTTCCGAGGACTCACCAATCTGAGGCACCTTATCCTAGCCAACAATCAACTGCACAGCATCTCCCCACATGCTTTTGATGACTTTTTGGGGACTCTAGAGGACCTTGATCTTTCGTACAATAACCTGGTGGACATACCGTGGGAGACTATTGGACGGCTCACCAATGTGAATACTCTCAATATGGACCATAACCTCATAGAGCATGTCCCCTTAGGAGTCTTCTCAAACCTACACAAACTAGCCCGTCTAGACATGACATCCAATAAGCTAAAGAAAATACCCCCTGATCCTTTGTTTCTTAGGATACCAGTTTATGCCAAGTCAAAAGGGTCACCTCTTTCCTCTCTCGTCCTGAGCTTTGGAGGAAACCCACTCCATTGCAACTGCGAGCTACTTTGGCTGAGAAGGGTAACGCGAGAGGATGACCTTGAAACCTGCGCCTCACCTCCTGATCTTACAGCAAAATACTTCTGGACCATCCCAGAGGAGGAGTTTATCTGTGATCCTCCTGTGATTACAAGGAAATCTCCGAAAACCTTCATCATGGAGGGCCAGCCCACCAGCTTGAAATGCAAGGCCAATGGGGACCCAGACCCTGACATTCACTGGATCACTCCAGAGGGTCGTCTAATCGCCAACACTTCTCGAACTTTAAGCTTTAGCAATGGGAGCTTGGAGATCAACATCACCTCCCTGAAGGACACAGGAGTCTTCACCTGCATTGCTTCTAATGCCGCAGGGGAGTCTACTGGCACAGTGGAGCTGGTGGTCAATCCACTGCCACACTTAGCTAACAGCACTAACCGGATCCGTGAACCTGATCCAGGACCATCTGATATTCTTACCTCTGCCAAGTCAACTTCTTCGGCAAGCAATGAGACCAGGACTCTGGAGAGGAAGTTAGTTCTTGCTGAGCTTACAGCTAATTCTGCACTCATCAGGTGGCCTTCACAACAACATTTCCCTGGAATCAGGATGTATCAGATTCAGTACAACAGCTCAGTGGATGATACCTTGGTCTACAGGTACGATGTTAAATTATTTTGTGAATTGAATATCTAATTAGGTTAAGGCTAATTCATTACTGGGCTAACATGCTTTTTTTAG
Proteins encoded in this window:
- the LOC127429547 gene encoding leucine-rich repeat and fibronectin type III domain-containing protein 1-like protein, with protein sequence MERLIFSLLVLAVSASGQLCPKRCMCQNLSPSLAILCAKTGLLFVPTVIDRRTVELRLTENFITAVRRRDFANMTSLLHLTLSRNTISQIMPYTFADLKRLRALHLDSNRLSVIVDDHFRGLTNLRHLILANNQLHSISPHAFDDFLGTLEDLDLSYNNLVDIPWETIGRLTNVNTLNMDHNLIEHVPLGVFSNLHKLARLDMTSNKLKKIPPDPLFLRIPVYAKSKGSPLSSLVLSFGGNPLHCNCELLWLRRVTREDDLETCASPPDLTAKYFWTIPEEEFICDPPVITRKSPKTFIMEGQPTSLKCKANGDPDPDIHWITPEGRLIANTSRTLSFSNGSLEINITSLKDTGVFTCIASNAAGESTGTVELVVNPLPHLANSTNRIREPDPGPSDILTSAKSTSSASNETRTLERKLVLAELTANSALIRWPSQQHFPGIRMYQIQYNSSVDDTLVYRMIPSSSYDFLVRDLVSSREYDLCVLAIYDDGMTSLTATRQVGCLTFVTETEYSQCQSLRSHFLGGTMIIIIGGIIVASVLVFIIILMIRYKVYSHYGADSAKGTTMMNVRSQTNGGQAAGHVLRSSSKIIEGQEAPGASLVGASGAATSLKDSTAMMLVTDSAMTSDDIVSPTQRHHPRTCIELKRRPSLSPKEGTSIEMPEDIHPPPPIQSCKLHQ